From a single Brassica napus cultivar Da-Ae chromosome C9, Da-Ae, whole genome shotgun sequence genomic region:
- the BNAC09G34810D gene encoding uncharacterized protein BNAC09G34810D, translating into MESVLLCSKVVPRGTPLERNRKFSFRHLNKHLKCNSLPAASRNTPSLRSFEAIKGPSSLRFAPSPVRKGLSFLPKCSISTSTVSDSDNPFVTKFRQLVNKVSQLKVKPLDAVKLTLLLSVLTLAAKKIATLVFNPFFWMYFSWTWLFWPWFIALGLAGYGVYCFRKHWLGEANAFEQLGIVTSVFTWLTLVPPAYFNGYLEGWPFVFFLAYHYFFFFNVSVRKRLYGDYYARNHDPKWDVDTPLWSRVLFGVGVVVGHWLAAFEGPELHRLPGGWANVGIWGLIVVTMLMHYDSTLYLARYSEKVVVPTDVVQFGPYRWVRHPIYASAMLLFATYCTALRAPLSLLFLVAVCLVYYSKKAKMEEELMVESFGQRYLDYADKVRHKFIPFVY; encoded by the coding sequence ATGGAATCTGTGCTTCTCTGCTCAAAGGTTGTCCCTCGAGGGACGCCGTTGGAAAGGAACAGAAAGTTTTCGTTCAGGCATTTAAACAAACACCTTAAGTGCAATTCTCTTCCTGCTGCTTCCAGAAACACTCCGTCACTCCGAAGCTTTGAAGCTATCAAGGGTCCGTCTAGCTTGAGATTTGCTCCGTCCCCAGTGAGAAAAGGTTTGTCTTTTTTGCCCAAATGCTCGATTTCCACCTCGACTGTTTCCGATTCCGACAACCCTTTCGTTACCAAGTTCCGACAACTGGTCAATAAAGTCTCTCAGCTGAAAGTGAAGCCCTTGGATGCTGTGAAGTTAACTCTTTTGCTATCGGTTCTGACTCTGGCTGCGAAAAAGATTGCGACTTTGGTCTTCAACCCGTTCTTCTGGATGTATTTCAGCTGGACGTGGCTCTTCTGGCCTTGGTTCATCGCTCTGGGTCTCGCGGGCTACGGTGTTTACTGCTTCCGTAAGCATTGGCTAGGCGAAGCCAACGCCTTTGAGCAGCTTGGTATTGTAACTTCAGTCTTCACATGGCTTACACTAGTCCCTCCTGCTTACTTCAATGGCTATCTCGAAGGCTGGCCTTTCGTCTTCTTCTTGGCGTACcattacttcttcttcttcaacgtcAGCGTGAGGAAACGCCTCTATGGAGATTACTACGCACGCAACCATGATCCCAAATGGGATGTGGATACGCCTCTATGGTCCCGAGTTTTGTTTGGTGTTGGCGTCGTTGTTGGACACTGGCTCGCGGCTTTCGAAGGCCCTGAGCTTCACCGTTTACCAGGCGGTTGGGCTAATGTAGGGATATGGGGTTTGATTGTGGTTACAATGCTTATGCATTATGATTCGACGCTCTATCTTGCTAGATATTCTGAAAAAGTGGTTGTTCCAACGGATGTTGTGCAGTTCGGTCCTTATAGATGGGTCAGGCATCCGATATATGCTTCTGCCATGCTTCTTTTCGCGACCTACTGCACCGCGCTGCGTGCGCCTTTGAGCCTGTTGTTTCTTGTGGCTGTGTGTTTGGTTTACTACAGCAAGAAGGCAAAGATGGAGGAAGAGTTGATGGTGGAGAGTTTCGGGCAAAGGTATTTGGATTATGCTGATAAGGTTAGGCACAAGTTCATTCCTTTTGTTTACTAA
- the BNAA10G12510D gene encoding small polypeptide DEVIL 18 — MDDKKLWRVSKKDSIFETTHFSSKPDVFRRSFSTKTSSSSSSSKPILTRSFTTKPSSYPSSEPIFRRSFSAKPAPSKSPFLSRSGSMKCQADTSSTKCSISRSLSHKGASVTRKCRDVAKEHKSRFYIIKRCVLMLVCWHKHA, encoded by the coding sequence ATGGATGATAAGAAGTTGTGGAGAGTTTCCAAGAAAGATTCCATCTTCGAAACGACTCATTTCTCTTCAAAACCCGACGTTTTTAGACGAAGCTTCTCAACaaaaacttcttcttcatcttcatcttcaaaaCCCATTTTGACAAGAAGTTTCACAACAAAACCTTCTTCCTATCCTTCCTCGGAACCCATCTTTAGACGAAGTTTCTCTGCAAAACCCGCTCCTTCAAAATCTCCATTTTTGTCAAGAAGCGGTTCAATGAAATGCCAAGCTGACACATCTTCCACGAAGTGTTCCATCTCTCGGAGCTTGTCTCATAAAGGCGCTTCAGTGACCCGAAAATGTCGTGATGTGGCCAAGGAGCACAAGTCCCGGTTCTACATCATAAAACGCTGCGTTTTGATGCTCGTTTGTTGGCACAAACACGCTTAG